A window from Dunckerocampus dactyliophorus isolate RoL2022-P2 chromosome 15, RoL_Ddac_1.1, whole genome shotgun sequence encodes these proteins:
- the mest gene encoding mesoderm-specific transcript homolog protein, with product MKEWWIHVSLICIPLLAVYLHIPPPQLSPALHKWHNGGRVFTFRGSNIFYRDSHGALGSSDVVVLLHGFPTSSYDWNKIWEPLTQRFNRVIALDFLGFGFSDKPRPHRYSIFEQASVVEALVAHLGLANQRVNLVSHDYGDTVALELLYRSDQNRTGHLTINSLCLSNGGLFPETHHPRLLQMLLKDSSFLAPVLMRLTNYMIFQKGLGEVFGPYTQPTDAEFWDMWTVLRYNDGNLVLDSVLQYINQRLKHRERWVGALTSTVVPLHMIYGPLDPVNPHPHFIRLYQQLVKRSTITVLDEHISHYPQLEDPTGFLNAYFNFIHSF from the exons ATGAAAGAGTGGTGGATACACGTCTCTTTGATATGCATTCCGCTGCTAGCCGTCTACCTGCATATCCCGCCGCCCCAGCTGTCACCTGCGCTGCACAAGTGGCACAATGGCGGCCGAGTGTTTACGTTCAGAGGCAGCAACATCTTCTACAGAG ACTCGCATGGCGCTTTGGGGAGCTCTGACGTCGTCGTCCTTCTCCACGGCTTCCCCACCTCCAGCTATGACTGGAATAAG ATTTGGGAGCCACTCACTCAGCGCTTCAACCGGGTCATAGCACTGGACTTCCTGGGTTTTGGCTTCAGCGATAAGCCT AGACCACACAGGTACTCCATCTTTGAGCAAGCTAGCGTGGTTGAAGCCCTGGTGGCCCACTTGGGTCTGGCCAATCAACGGGTCAACCTGGTGTCACATGACTATGGCGACACAGTGGCGCTTGAGCTGCTCTACAG GAGTGACCAGAACCGCACGGGCCACCTGACCATCAACAGCCTGTGTCTCTCCAATGGAG GCTTATTTCCAGAAACCCACCACCCTCGCCTGCTGCAGATG CTCCTCAAGGACTCCAGTTTCCTGGCTCCAGTCCTGATGCGTCTCACCAACTACATGATCTTCCAGAAGGG GCTCGGGGAGGTTTTTGGGCCGTACACACAGCCCACAGACGCCGAATTCTGGGACATGTGGACGGTTCTGCGCTACAATGATGGCAACctggttttggacag TGTTCTGCAGTACATCAACCAGAGGTTAAAGCACAGAGAGAGATGGGTCGGCGCCCTCACGTCCACCGTCGTCCCGT TGCACATGATCTACGGCCCCTTGGATCCTGTCAACCCCCATCCCCACTTCATCCGTCTTTACCA GCAGCTGGTGAAGCGGTCAACCATCACAGTTTTAGATGAGCACATCAGTCACTACCCTCAGCTGGAAGACCCCACTGGCTTCCTCAATGCTTACTTTAATTTCATTCACTCCTTCTGA